One region of Verrucomicrobiia bacterium genomic DNA includes:
- a CDS encoding carboxypeptidase-like regulatory domain-containing protein, with protein sequence MRRRILCSFSCRILGAVASVLIWGAIQVTAQTGASYRVSGRVIDGITSSGISNVEVQLYYVPLASKTNDLTTFVATNADVNGHYEFDGLPGELEGHLRVLQLPVGYVTPLKETVRLSKLNPTDQVIFRAGPAATLAGNISVTNGTAALTNFTVEVNDMVVDVAADGTFIIPELSVYQQTARLIYQDGQYFDERVVSLPLMTTRHTNTVQILWHQPMHKLTSGGILKDANRNVLAGALIQFLGQTTGVFVGMKTDGNGKYAIYDLPADRYAVRAFVGRWGIEQRTLSTADSILSVGNKAATTSMH encoded by the coding sequence ATGAGAAGACGGATTCTGTGTTCATTCAGTTGTCGTATCTTGGGCGCAGTGGCGAGCGTGCTGATTTGGGGGGCAATCCAAGTGACCGCGCAGACGGGGGCAAGCTATCGTGTGTCCGGTCGCGTCATTGACGGTATCACTTCTAGCGGTATCTCGAACGTGGAAGTTCAGCTCTACTATGTTCCGCTGGCCTCGAAGACCAACGACCTAACCACATTTGTCGCTACAAATGCCGATGTGAACGGCCACTACGAGTTTGATGGCCTGCCAGGCGAACTGGAAGGACATTTGCGCGTCCTCCAATTGCCCGTCGGTTATGTGACGCCGTTGAAGGAGACCGTGAGGCTGAGTAAGCTGAATCCGACTGATCAAGTGATCTTTCGCGCCGGACCGGCGGCGACACTGGCAGGCAATATCTCAGTCACAAACGGTACGGCCGCCCTCACAAATTTCACGGTTGAAGTGAATGACATGGTGGTGGACGTCGCGGCCGACGGTACATTTATCATCCCCGAGTTATCGGTTTACCAGCAAACCGCACGTCTGATCTATCAGGATGGCCAGTACTTCGACGAACGCGTGGTCTCGCTTCCGTTGATGACTACAAGGCATACCAATACGGTGCAGATTCTGTGGCATCAGCCGATGCACAAGCTCACCTCGGGCGGAATATTGAAGGATGCGAATCGCAATGTGTTGGCCGGTGCTCTTATTCAATTCCTCGGTCAGACGACGGGTGTGTTCGTCGGGATGAAGACCGATGGCAACGGCAAGTACGCGATCTACGACTTGCCAGCTGACCGCTACGCCGTGCGGGCCTTTGTTGGGCGATGGGGCATCGAGCAGCGTACGTTGAGCACCGCTGACAGTATATTGAGCGTGGGCAATAAGGCGGCGACAACGTCAATGCATTGA
- a CDS encoding sigma-54 dependent transcriptional regulator has translation MNSPATILIIEDDQELAHSVENVLQQEGYTVEIAPSADAGLVRVGKIPVDVVLTDLQLPGADGIDEKAGLDLIHKLHAVNPHLPIIVMTAHHTTETAIEATQLGAYDYFLKPFDFARLIELIARAVASARFVSHPVELGQATSAKDALVGNSLAMQAVYKDIGRLADKPITVLIRGETGTGKELVARAIFQHSNRLAQPFIVVSCVTIPETLLESELFGHEQGAFTGAVARRIGRFEQANLGTVFLDEIGDMTPKSQASLLRVLQEKTVQRLGGKETIPVDVRIIAATHRDLEQAIKDNSFREDLYYRLNIAVIMLPPLRDRREDIPDLTRYFLQRHGTDLGTPNATISDDALQFLQQQSWPGNVRELENVTRKALLSARGYNIGLDNVRQALTPTEPPHPTTDQSMAAYVSELLQRATHGEFENAHGVLVEAAERELCVQAMALAEGNQARAAQWLGISRPTMRAKLIQYGLHPAHEEPA, from the coding sequence ATGAATTCTCCAGCGACCATCTTGATTATTGAAGACGACCAGGAGCTCGCCCATTCGGTCGAAAACGTGTTGCAACAGGAAGGCTACACGGTCGAGATCGCTCCAAGTGCGGACGCCGGCCTGGTCCGTGTCGGGAAAATCCCCGTGGACGTCGTTCTCACTGATCTGCAACTGCCCGGCGCGGACGGGATCGATGAGAAAGCCGGGCTCGACCTCATTCACAAACTCCACGCCGTCAACCCGCATCTGCCGATCATCGTCATGACCGCGCACCACACGACCGAGACCGCGATCGAAGCGACCCAACTCGGCGCTTACGACTACTTCCTCAAGCCGTTCGACTTTGCGCGCCTGATCGAGTTGATCGCCAGGGCTGTCGCCAGCGCGCGTTTCGTTTCCCACCCCGTTGAACTTGGCCAGGCCACTTCCGCCAAGGACGCGCTGGTCGGCAACAGCCTCGCTATGCAAGCCGTCTATAAAGACATCGGTCGCCTCGCCGACAAGCCCATCACCGTTCTGATCCGCGGGGAGACAGGCACCGGCAAGGAACTCGTGGCGCGCGCGATCTTCCAACACAGCAACCGCCTCGCCCAACCGTTCATTGTCGTCAGTTGCGTCACCATCCCCGAGACGCTGCTGGAAAGCGAACTGTTCGGCCACGAACAAGGCGCTTTCACCGGTGCGGTCGCCCGACGGATCGGCCGCTTCGAACAAGCCAACCTGGGCACGGTCTTTCTTGACGAGATCGGCGATATGACCCCGAAAAGCCAGGCGAGTCTGTTGCGCGTGCTCCAGGAAAAAACCGTCCAACGTCTCGGCGGCAAGGAAACGATACCGGTCGATGTACGCATCATCGCCGCCACGCACCGCGACCTGGAGCAGGCCATCAAGGACAACAGTTTTCGCGAAGACCTGTACTACCGACTCAACATCGCCGTGATCATGCTGCCACCGTTGCGTGATCGGCGTGAAGACATCCCCGATCTGACCCGTTACTTCCTCCAACGACACGGCACCGATCTCGGCACACCCAACGCGACGATTTCCGACGACGCGCTCCAGTTTCTTCAACAGCAATCCTGGCCTGGTAACGTCCGCGAACTGGAAAACGTCACGCGCAAAGCGCTGCTGTCGGCGCGTGGCTACAACATCGGCCTCGACAATGTCCGTCAAGCCCTGACCCCGACTGAACCGCCGCACCCCACCACCGACCAGTCGATGGCGGCCTACGTTTCCGAGTTGCTCCAGCGGGCTACGCACGGCGAATTTGAAAACGCCCACGGCGTGTTGGTGGAGGCCGCCGAACGCGAGTTGTGTGTACAAGCCATGGCCCTGGCCGAAGGCAACCAAGCCAGGGCCGCCCAGTGGCTCGGCATTTCGCGCCCCACGATGCGCGCCAAGTTGATCCAATACGGCCTGCACCCGGCCCATGAAGAGCCTGCGTAG
- a CDS encoding polymer-forming cytoskeletal protein — MDNNTPPQSVISSEVEITGTIKSSGSIRVDGKLDGELHCTGDAIVGKSAQIKGNIVVTSATIEGAVQGNVTAKDRIEMKSSARVTGDIRAKRLSVEDGVTFIGRSEVNPSGSPLSAAAPVTSESTESTGDEHAEAATVRSFARR, encoded by the coding sequence ATGGACAACAACACACCCCCGCAGTCTGTCATTTCCAGCGAGGTCGAAATCACCGGCACGATCAAAAGCTCCGGTTCCATCCGCGTCGATGGCAAATTGGATGGTGAATTGCATTGCACCGGAGACGCCATCGTCGGCAAGTCAGCGCAGATCAAGGGCAACATCGTAGTCACTTCGGCGACCATTGAGGGCGCTGTGCAGGGCAATGTCACCGCCAAGGACCGCATCGAAATGAAATCTTCCGCACGTGTGACGGGTGACATCCGCGCCAAACGGCTCAGTGTTGAGGATGGGGTGACCTTCATCGGTCGTTCCGAGGTCAACCCTTCCGGCTCGCCGCTCAGCGCGGCCGCGCCGGTAACGAGCGAATCGACGGAATCCACCGGCGACGAGCACGCCGAGGCGGCCACTGTCCGTTCTTTCGCGCGGCGTTAA
- a CDS encoding NAD(P)/FAD-dependent oxidoreductase, with the protein MSEKKTQIIILGGGFGGMYCALELEKALARGLNADVVLVNKENFFLFTPMLHEVAASDLDITNIVNPVRRLLRRVKFFDGDVEYIDLTRKRVGVSHGPEHHHHDLDYDHLVVALGTVTNFYGIPGLEQRALTMKSLGDAIYLRNKLIENLEVADFDCCAADRNPLLTIVVAGGGFSGVETIASVNDFLRAAIRFYPNLREDMLRLVLVHPGAVILPELGEKLGRYAQEKLKMRGVEIRGNTKVASVTERGVKLTDGDCIDTFNIVWTAGTSPNPHLGALPCLKERGRVCVNEYLEVADWPGVWSLGDCATVPDLTTGKTCPPTAQHALRQGRVLAHNIVATIRGGKKKAFRFKTLGAMASIGRRAGVAEVFGFQFSGFVAWWMWRTIYLSKLPRFEKKFRVALDWTLDLLFHKDLVQFQTLRTKGVSHKEAEPPKLEKATE; encoded by the coding sequence ATGAGCGAAAAGAAAACGCAGATCATCATCCTTGGCGGCGGCTTTGGCGGGATGTATTGCGCGTTGGAACTGGAAAAGGCCCTGGCGCGCGGCCTGAACGCCGACGTGGTGCTCGTGAACAAGGAGAACTTCTTCCTGTTCACGCCGATGCTCCATGAAGTGGCGGCGAGCGATCTCGACATTACCAACATCGTCAATCCTGTTCGCAGACTTCTGCGGCGCGTGAAGTTTTTCGACGGCGACGTCGAATATATTGATCTCACCAGGAAGCGCGTGGGGGTGTCGCACGGGCCGGAGCATCATCATCACGATCTGGACTACGATCATCTGGTGGTGGCGCTGGGGACTGTGACGAATTTTTATGGGATTCCCGGCCTGGAGCAACGGGCGTTGACAATGAAATCGCTCGGCGACGCCATTTACCTGCGCAATAAACTCATCGAAAATTTGGAAGTGGCCGATTTCGACTGCTGTGCGGCGGACCGCAACCCGCTGCTGACCATCGTGGTTGCCGGCGGCGGTTTTTCCGGAGTGGAAACCATTGCCTCCGTGAACGATTTTCTGCGCGCAGCGATACGTTTCTATCCCAACCTGCGGGAAGACATGCTGCGGCTGGTACTGGTGCATCCTGGCGCGGTCATCCTGCCGGAGCTCGGCGAGAAACTCGGACGCTACGCTCAGGAGAAGTTGAAGATGCGCGGCGTGGAGATCCGCGGGAACACCAAGGTTGCGAGCGTGACCGAACGCGGCGTGAAACTGACCGACGGCGACTGTATCGACACGTTCAACATCGTCTGGACGGCGGGCACTTCCCCGAACCCGCACCTGGGTGCACTGCCCTGCCTGAAGGAGCGCGGCCGGGTGTGCGTGAATGAGTACCTGGAGGTCGCCGACTGGCCGGGCGTGTGGTCGCTCGGCGACTGCGCGACGGTTCCCGATCTCACCACGGGCAAGACCTGTCCGCCCACGGCCCAACACGCACTGCGCCAGGGCCGGGTGCTCGCGCACAATATCGTGGCGACGATTCGCGGCGGAAAGAAAAAAGCGTTTCGCTTCAAGACGCTCGGGGCCATGGCGAGCATCGGACGCCGCGCGGGCGTGGCGGAGGTGTTTGGTTTCCAGTTCTCCGGTTTCGTTGCGTGGTGGATGTGGCGGACGATCTACCTCAGCAAACTGCCGCGCTTTGAAAAGAAGTTCCGCGTCGCGCTGGATTGGACACTGGATTTACTGTTCCACAAAGACCTGGTCCAATTCCAGACCCTGCGGACGAAAGGCGTTTCGCACAAGGAAGCGGAACCGCCAAAATTGGAGAAGGCTACGGAATGA
- a CDS encoding DUF4388 domain-containing protein, protein MLQYVLRFVAGKDQGREFPLPPDLTIVIGRVNDADLLLLDEKISRKHAKISTHKGRVMIEDLASRNGTFVNGVRIRSMELQEGDKIVIGSSTMQLASVSEVGSRPPLPRIVTGSPAPAGAPTALSPLISGSIHEMPLPDLLQLFSSSRKSGVLTIRSDQGIGKIYLRDGQVYYAEIEGNPLVRLYKAFYRMFRWKEGTFDLQPIGDHSVTEEITESTTSLMLEGLRQLDEIHILEPKLPRPGTRLKATEQMPGNLRDLATEEIQLFQLILHNGTLETVIDSFPGTDFEAYTCLLGLMKRGFVTF, encoded by the coding sequence ATGCTGCAATACGTCCTCCGTTTCGTGGCGGGCAAGGACCAGGGCCGTGAGTTTCCTTTGCCGCCGGATTTGACCATCGTGATCGGTCGTGTCAACGATGCCGATCTTTTGTTGCTCGACGAGAAGATCTCGCGCAAGCACGCGAAAATCTCCACCCACAAGGGCCGGGTCATGATTGAGGACCTGGCCTCCAGAAACGGTACCTTCGTAAATGGCGTGCGGATCCGCAGCATGGAACTTCAGGAGGGCGACAAAATCGTTATTGGCTCATCCACCATGCAACTGGCTTCCGTCAGTGAAGTCGGGTCGCGGCCACCGCTGCCCCGAATTGTGACGGGATCGCCGGCACCTGCCGGCGCGCCCACCGCGCTTTCGCCGCTTATCTCCGGCTCGATCCACGAGATGCCGCTGCCCGATCTGCTGCAACTCTTCTCCAGTTCCCGCAAGAGCGGCGTGTTGACGATTCGGTCCGACCAGGGGATCGGCAAGATTTACCTGCGCGACGGCCAGGTCTATTACGCCGAGATTGAAGGCAATCCGCTGGTGCGGCTGTACAAAGCGTTTTATCGCATGTTCCGCTGGAAGGAGGGAACGTTTGATCTGCAACCAATTGGCGATCACAGCGTAACGGAGGAGATCACCGAGAGCACGACATCGCTCATGCTGGAAGGGCTGCGCCAGCTGGACGAAATCCACATCCTTGAACCCAAATTGCCGCGGCCCGGAACGCGATTGAAAGCGACGGAACAAATGCCCGGCAACCTCCGCGATCTCGCCACCGAAGAGATTCAATTGTTCCAGCTCATCCTGCACAACGGAACGCTGGAGACCGTGATCGACAGTTTTCCCGGCACGGACTTCGAGGCCTACACGTGCCTGCTGGGGTTGATGAAGCGCGGCTTTGTGACGTTCTAA
- a CDS encoding RluA family pseudouridine synthase — MYPAPALFIASLSSQQLTSAVHTIANAAPQVIFEDDELLVVDKPGGMVCHSAQRPEHTSLAEWLREHGVPTPRMINRLDRETSGLVVVAKNESAAKTLGKAVLRREIEKEYIAICQGEFTEESGVIDQPIGVSETSVVYTKRMVDGASGQPSLTRFAIEKRLRHFTVVRLMPRTGRAHQLRVHMAWLGHPIVGDKVYGPDETLYLQFIEQGVTTEMLEKLLLPRHALHAERVSFLHPRTQQPCAFQARLPDDMRVFIEENL; from the coding sequence ATGTATCCGGCCCCGGCGCTTTTCATTGCCAGCCTCTCCTCGCAGCAGCTAACATCCGCCGTGCACACGATAGCCAACGCCGCGCCCCAGGTCATCTTCGAGGATGACGAGCTGCTCGTGGTCGATAAGCCGGGCGGAATGGTCTGCCATTCGGCGCAACGGCCCGAGCACACTTCGCTTGCGGAATGGCTACGGGAACACGGGGTGCCAACACCGCGCATGATCAACCGTCTCGATCGCGAAACCAGCGGGCTGGTGGTTGTCGCGAAGAACGAGAGTGCGGCGAAAACTCTGGGCAAAGCGGTCTTGCGACGCGAGATTGAGAAGGAATACATCGCGATTTGCCAGGGTGAGTTTACGGAGGAAAGCGGCGTGATCGATCAACCGATTGGAGTGAGCGAAACTTCTGTTGTCTACACGAAGCGCATGGTGGATGGCGCGTCTGGCCAGCCCAGCCTGACGCGCTTTGCTATTGAGAAGCGGTTGCGTCATTTCACGGTTGTCAGGTTGATGCCGCGCACCGGACGGGCACACCAACTGCGTGTGCACATGGCGTGGCTCGGTCACCCTATCGTGGGCGACAAGGTGTACGGGCCGGACGAGACGCTGTATCTGCAATTCATCGAGCAGGGTGTGACGACCGAAATGCTGGAGAAACTATTGTTGCCACGGCACGCGCTGCACGCCGAGCGCGTTTCGTTCCTTCATCCGCGCACCCAGCAGCCCTGCGCCTTTCAAGCTCGCTTACCCGACGACATGAGGGTGTTCATCGAGGAGAATCTCTAA
- a CDS encoding quinone-dependent dihydroorotate dehydrogenase, translating to MFYKALVRPWLFQADPEAAHERALNLAASLGRYRIACDAVESLFVVEDRRLRQTVFGIEFPNPVGLAAGYDKNALGLELWPALGFGFVEIGSVTSRAQPGTEPPRLFRQAEQRALINRMGFNNDGADAIAARIRPPPHRIPIGVNVGKNREVDLARAGESYAATLQKLHDRADFFIINVSSPNTPGLRKLQDKEMLDGLLAKFHEEIPILLKIAPDLTFDQIDDVITLVQKHGIAGIVATNTTVDHPTPPEGGLSGAPLRVRATECIRRVSRQTQGKLPIIGVGGIFTAEDAYEKIRAGASLVEVWTGMIYEGPAIVRNINRGLLRLLARDGFGSIAEAVGTE from the coding sequence ATGTTCTACAAGGCGTTGGTGCGTCCCTGGCTCTTCCAGGCCGATCCCGAAGCTGCCCATGAGCGGGCCTTGAACCTTGCCGCTTCACTGGGCCGCTACCGCATCGCTTGTGATGCCGTCGAGAGTCTTTTTGTGGTGGAGGATCGGCGGCTTCGCCAAACGGTGTTTGGGATTGAATTTCCGAATCCCGTTGGACTGGCCGCGGGCTACGACAAGAACGCGCTCGGGTTGGAACTCTGGCCGGCGTTGGGGTTTGGTTTTGTTGAGATCGGCAGCGTGACTTCCCGCGCGCAACCCGGCACAGAACCGCCCCGACTCTTTCGACAGGCCGAGCAGCGCGCGCTTATCAATCGTATGGGATTCAATAATGACGGTGCCGACGCGATCGCGGCACGCATTCGGCCCCCCCCGCACCGCATCCCTATCGGCGTCAATGTCGGGAAAAACCGTGAGGTGGATTTGGCACGTGCCGGCGAAAGCTATGCCGCCACTCTCCAGAAGCTTCATGACCGCGCGGATTTTTTTATCATTAATGTCAGTTCACCCAACACACCCGGCTTGCGAAAGTTACAGGACAAGGAAATGCTCGATGGCTTGCTGGCCAAGTTTCACGAAGAAATCCCCATCCTCTTGAAGATTGCGCCCGACCTGACTTTTGACCAAATCGATGACGTGATTACTCTGGTCCAGAAACACGGAATCGCCGGTATTGTCGCGACGAATACAACCGTCGATCATCCGACGCCGCCGGAGGGCGGATTGAGCGGCGCCCCGTTGCGAGTGCGGGCCACTGAATGTATTCGTCGCGTCTCACGTCAAACGCAGGGCAAGCTCCCGATCATTGGTGTCGGTGGCATTTTCACGGCGGAAGATGCCTACGAGAAAATCCGCGCGGGCGCGAGCCTGGTTGAAGTATGGACGGGGATGATCTACGAAGGTCCCGCCATTGTGCGAAACATCAATCGCGGATTGCTGCGATTGCTAGCACGCGATGGATTTGGGAGTATTGCCGAAGCCGTGGGAACGGAATGA
- a CDS encoding MFS transporter: protein MRAVIRNARFLWLLSSQIALTLGDGLMRMGLVEVLYKHQHFDKRVEIAKLSFAVAVPGLLFGPLVMVVLDRWQRRSVLIVSDVIRAVVVLAIAFWLLPLLSGQVENRGLQLVYWMTGVLGIIATFYLAARSALLPNLVDTDELVHANTIFGITLALATVGGITLGGLIAEKVGVLTTVLANVAMCLVSAGFLWKIRMVPHATTATQYPGTRNGWTELRIGLEYLWTHPTATPLVMLNGVFMFIVGILAVVFVGYAMDTLRLTTSQVGYLALAGGAGAAAGIGSLSTEHRWTKSTWFPVAHLVIMGGALMMLALTVRIWIATIGIVVLGGVIATMLIYFDARLQAQVEDARRGAVFAARGMLTSATMIVAFWLQFGTDLFRRTSAPSVFFWLGVGSMVVAVLAGVMVQTRKQSAATGTVA, encoded by the coding sequence ATGCGAGCGGTGATCCGGAACGCCCGCTTTCTGTGGTTGCTGTCCTCACAAATTGCGTTGACCCTCGGTGACGGGTTGATGCGCATGGGATTGGTGGAAGTGCTGTACAAACATCAGCACTTCGACAAACGTGTCGAGATCGCCAAGCTCTCTTTTGCAGTTGCCGTGCCGGGCCTGCTTTTCGGTCCCCTGGTGATGGTGGTCCTGGATCGGTGGCAACGCCGCAGTGTATTGATTGTTAGTGATGTCATCCGTGCAGTGGTCGTGCTCGCGATCGCCTTTTGGCTGCTTCCCCTGTTATCGGGCCAGGTTGAGAATCGCGGGCTGCAGTTGGTTTACTGGATGACAGGCGTGTTGGGGATCATCGCGACATTTTATTTGGCCGCGCGTTCCGCATTGCTGCCGAATCTGGTGGACACGGATGAACTTGTCCACGCGAATACGATTTTTGGCATCACTCTGGCACTCGCCACCGTGGGCGGAATCACCCTCGGTGGATTGATCGCCGAAAAAGTGGGGGTGCTGACGACCGTGCTGGCCAACGTCGCAATGTGCCTGGTCAGCGCGGGATTCCTCTGGAAGATCCGGATGGTGCCCCATGCGACGACCGCGACCCAATATCCCGGGACCCGCAACGGTTGGACTGAATTGCGAATTGGTCTTGAATACTTGTGGACGCATCCCACGGCCACGCCGTTGGTGATGTTGAATGGTGTCTTCATGTTTATCGTCGGCATTCTGGCGGTGGTATTCGTCGGCTACGCGATGGACACCTTGCGACTCACCACCAGCCAGGTCGGCTACCTGGCCCTGGCTGGTGGCGCGGGCGCGGCCGCGGGTATTGGGTCATTGAGTACGGAACACCGCTGGACAAAATCGACCTGGTTCCCTGTGGCCCACCTGGTCATCATGGGTGGCGCGCTCATGATGTTGGCGCTTACCGTGCGCATCTGGATTGCCACAATCGGCATCGTCGTGCTTGGCGGGGTTATCGCAACCATGTTGATTTACTTTGATGCCCGGCTCCAGGCGCAGGTCGAAGACGCGCGGCGGGGCGCCGTGTTTGCGGCGCGGGGAATGTTGACCTCGGCCACCATGATCGTGGCGTTCTGGCTGCAGTTTGGAACGGATCTCTTTCGTCGCACCTCGGCGCCATCAGTCTTCTTCTGGCTGGGTGTGGGGTCAATGGTGGTGGCGGTGCTGGCCGGGGTGATGGTGCAAACGCGAAAACAATCGGCGGCGACGGGCACAGTAGCTTGA
- a CDS encoding ABC transporter ATP-binding protein, with product MNDTLKLWPHAWSLIRGQQRAALAGLVLTLFSIAASLLQPWPLKIIVDSILGSTPMPSSLAGFADNKPVALLVVCLALLFIGVVRGGLGAWSTTYLVRAGLRMTQELRFRVYEHLQKLSLVFHDGRAVGDSIYRVTWDTYSIQTIFNGGLIPLVSSIATLTGMMIIMLRFDVVLTLLALAVAPALALTIKHYNRLMTDVSTEYHTRESKVSAMIQESLSAIRTIQAFAREEDEVRRFSTGAAQSVDANVRMTNVQVMSSFVVGLITAVGTAAMIWVGGQRVLAGRLSIGELLVFITYVGMLYGPMSTISGIATAVQGALTPFRRVVEILETKPTIRDTPGARPLTRCDGVIRFESVWFGYVSDHPVLKGVDFEARPGQVVALVGPSGVGKSTLLSLLLRFYDPQKGRVLLDGQDIREFQYRSLRRQIGIVPQEPVLFSTAVRDNIAYGRPAATLDEIIEAARAAEADEFIRAMPQGYDTPIGERGVTLSGGQRQRLALARAFLKNSPILILDEPTAALDSETEAAVLRSLERLRQGRTVFVVAHRLSTVRQADLLLVMEDGQIVERGRHDELAARGGHYARVCELQFGASTH from the coding sequence ATGAACGACACGCTAAAACTTTGGCCGCACGCCTGGTCGTTGATTCGGGGCCAGCAGCGCGCCGCGCTGGCGGGGCTGGTGCTGACGCTGTTCAGCATCGCTGCGAGCCTGCTGCAGCCGTGGCCATTAAAAATCATTGTTGATAGCATTCTTGGTTCGACGCCCATGCCGTCGTCGTTGGCGGGATTTGCTGACAACAAGCCGGTGGCGTTGCTCGTCGTGTGCCTGGCGCTGCTGTTCATTGGTGTCGTGCGCGGCGGGTTGGGCGCGTGGAGCACGACGTATCTTGTGCGCGCGGGACTGCGGATGACGCAGGAGTTGCGGTTCCGCGTGTATGAACACCTCCAGAAACTGAGTCTGGTGTTCCATGACGGCCGCGCAGTCGGCGATTCGATTTACCGCGTGACGTGGGACACGTATTCCATCCAGACAATCTTCAACGGCGGCCTCATTCCGTTGGTGTCGTCCATTGCGACATTGACCGGGATGATGATCATCATGCTGCGCTTTGACGTCGTGCTGACGCTGCTGGCGCTGGCCGTTGCGCCCGCGCTGGCCCTGACCATCAAACATTACAATCGGTTGATGACGGACGTTTCGACCGAGTACCACACGCGCGAAAGCAAGGTTAGCGCGATGATCCAGGAGTCGCTGTCGGCCATCCGCACCATCCAGGCGTTTGCGCGCGAAGAAGACGAGGTGCGGCGCTTTAGTACGGGTGCGGCGCAAAGTGTGGACGCCAATGTGCGCATGACGAACGTGCAGGTGATGTCGTCGTTTGTTGTCGGGTTGATCACGGCGGTTGGCACAGCCGCAATGATTTGGGTCGGCGGCCAACGAGTGCTGGCGGGCCGGCTGAGCATCGGTGAACTACTCGTGTTCATCACGTACGTCGGGATGCTCTACGGGCCAATGAGCACGATTAGCGGAATCGCTACGGCGGTCCAGGGCGCGCTCACGCCATTCCGCCGCGTCGTCGAGATCCTCGAAACGAAGCCGACGATTCGCGACACGCCCGGCGCCCGACCGCTCACCCGCTGCGACGGCGTTATACGGTTCGAGAGCGTGTGGTTTGGTTACGTTTCGGACCATCCCGTCCTGAAGGGTGTCGACTTCGAAGCGCGGCCCGGTCAGGTGGTCGCGCTTGTGGGGCCGAGCGGGGTGGGGAAATCGACGCTGCTCAGCCTGTTGCTCCGTTTTTACGATCCGCAGAAAGGCCGCGTATTGCTCGATGGGCAGGATATTCGCGAGTTTCAGTATCGGTCGTTGCGGCGCCAGATCGGCATCGTGCCGCAGGAGCCGGTGTTGTTCTCGACCGCCGTGCGCGACAACATCGCGTACGGTCGGCCGGCGGCGACGCTGGACGAAATCATCGAGGCGGCGCGAGCGGCCGAGGCCGACGAGTTCATCCGGGCGATGCCGCAGGGGTACGACACGCCGATTGGCGAGCGTGGGGTGACGCTTTCTGGCGGACAGCGGCAACGTCTCGCGCTGGCGCGGGCGTTCCTGAAGAACTCGCCGATACTGATTCTCGACGAACCGACCGCCGCGCTCGATTCCGAGACGGAGGCGGCGGTGTTGCGTTCCTTGGAACGCTTGCGGCAGGGGCGGACGGTGTTTGTGGTAGCACATCGGTTATCGACCGTGCGGCAGGCGGATTTGCTGCTTGTCATGGAGGATGGGCAAATCGTTGAACGCGGCCGGCACGACGAGTTGGCGGCACGCGGTGGACATTACGCGCGGGTGTGCGAACTGCAGTTCGGAGCGTCGACACATTGA
- a CDS encoding tetratricopeptide repeat protein — protein MKPRAMTPEVQKHIEYASGYLDLKMYDDAMTEADKAISLSPDLPQAIIIKSAVLCQANRLREAEPFMAQLAELSPSDSAIWINLAYIRRRTQSIDAAVDTLQRAFDANPQDALAHYNMACYRAVQHREEEAIELLKNALHLDPKLKALARAEPDFVGLREVPAFQKLFGHR, from the coding sequence ATGAAACCTCGAGCCATGACGCCCGAAGTTCAAAAGCATATCGAATACGCGTCGGGTTATCTCGACCTGAAGATGTATGACGACGCGATGACGGAAGCCGACAAAGCGATCTCACTCTCCCCTGATCTTCCACAAGCCATCATCATTAAATCGGCCGTGCTCTGCCAGGCCAACCGGCTAAGAGAAGCCGAGCCGTTCATGGCCCAGCTGGCTGAATTAAGTCCCAGCGACTCCGCGATTTGGATCAACCTCGCCTACATTCGTCGTCGCACGCAATCGATCGACGCAGCCGTGGACACGTTGCAGCGTGCGTTTGACGCCAATCCACAGGATGCGCTGGCGCACTACAACATGGCCTGCTATCGCGCCGTCCAACATCGTGAGGAAGAAGCGATTGAGTTGTTGAAGAACGCTTTGCATCTCGATCCAAAGCTGAAAGCGCTCGCGAGAGCGGAGCCCGACTTCGTCGGGCTGCGTGAAGTGCCCGCTTTTCAGAAACTGTTCGGCCATCGCTAA